TCGACGTGGTGCGGATGTTGGTGAGCTGCTTGCCCTTCAGGACGTTGATCTCGAGATCGTTGTCGCGGGTGTGCTCGCCGACGATCATGCCGCGATAGACCTTCCAGCCCGGCTCGATCATCATCGGGCCGCGGTCCTCCAGCTTGAACATCGCGTAGGCCACCGCCTCGCCCTGGTCGTTGGAGATCAAGACGCCGTTGCGGCGGCCGGCGATCTCGCCCTTGAACGGGGCATAGCCGTGGAACAGGCGGTTCATGATCGCGGTGCCGCGGGTGTCCGTGAGCAGCTCGCCCTGATAGCCGATCAGGCCGCGGGTCGGCGCGTAGAACACCAGCCGCAGGCGGTTGCCGCCGGACGGGCGCATCTCGATCATCTCGGACTTGCGCTCGCTCATCTTCTGCACGACGACGCCGGAATGCTCCTCGTCGACGTCGATCACGACCTCCTCGATCGGCTCCAGCCACGCGCCAGTGGCCTCGTCCTTCTGCAGCACCACGCGCGGACGCGACACCGACAGCTCGAAGCCTTCGCGGCGCATGGTCTCGATCAGGATCGCGAGCTGCAATTCGCCGCGGCCCGACACTTCCATGGCGTCCTTGTCGGCGGATTCGACGACGCGCAGCGCGACATTGCCCTCGGCCTCGCGCAGCAGGCGGTCGCGGATCATGCGGCTCGTGACCTTGTCGCCTTCGGTGCCCGCCAGCGGCGAGTTGTTGACGATGAAGGACATCGACACGGTTGGCGGGTCGATCGGCTGCGCCGGGAGCGGAGTCTCGACCGAGGGATCGCAGAACGTGTCGGCGACGGTGCCCTTGGTCAGGCCCGCGATGGCGACGATGTCACCGGCCTCGGCCTCGTCGAGCGGCACGCGCTCGATGCCGCGGAACGCGAGAATCTTGGAAATACGGCCCTGCTCGACGACCTTGCCTTCGGCGTTCAGCACCTTCACGGCCTGGTTGGGCTTGATGCTGCCCGAGGTGATGCGGCCGGTGATGATGCGACCCAGGAAGTTGTTGGCCTCCAGGATGGTGCCGATCATGCGGAACGGTCCCTCTTCGACCGACGGCGCCGGCACATGGCGCAGCACCAGGTCGAACAGCGGCTGCATCCCGGCGTCCTTCGGACCTTCCGGGCTCTCGGCCATCCAGCCCTGCTTGGCCGACCCGTACAGGATCGGGAAGTCGAGCTGCTCCTCGGACGCGTCGAGTGCGGCGAACAGGTCGAACACCTCGTTGATAACCTCGGTCGGACGGGCGTCGGGACGGTCGACCTTGTTGATGACGACGATCGGCTTGAGGCCGACCTTGAGCGCCTTGGAGACCACGAACTTGGTCTGCGGCAGCGGGCCCTCGGCGGCGTCGACCAGCACCAGGGCGCCGTCCACCATGTTCAGGATGCGCTCGACCTCGCCGCCGAAATCGGCGTGGCCGGGAGTGTCGACGATGTTGATGCGGGTGTCCTTCCACTGCACCGAGGCGGCCTTGGCCAGGATGGTGATGCCGCGCTCGCGCTCCAGATCGTTGGAGTCCATGGCGCGCTCGGCGACCTTCTGGTTCTCGCGGAAGGTACCCGACTGCTGCAGGAGACGATCAACCAGGGTGGTCTTGCCGTGGTCGACGTGGGCGATGATGGCGATGTTGCGAAGATTCATGGTCGGTGTCTTCTAAGCTTTCTCAAGAGCTCGTGCTCTGTCCCCGGCGGGGCGCGCGCTTTGTTATAGTCGAATCAAGCTGTTAGCTTTGCGACGCGCGCTCGCGAAACTCGTTCGGCGGCAGGGGCCGGCAGCCCCAAATAGGAAGCCCGGCCAATCGACCGGGCAGACCTCACGCGTTGCGGCGCAATATAGGCAGAAAATGCCAAAAAACAATGACTGCTTTCAGGAACGAGGAGCGGTTTCCAAGCGGCTGGCTAACGCCTCCGCGACCGCACGCTTCCGGGCAGCGCGGGAGAAGACGAGACCAACCACTCCGACCGGCAATTCCACGAGGACCAGCGCTGACAGCCAACGCGGTTGGCTGGTGTCTGTGCGCGGAAAGTCACTGGCGCCTGCAGGCTCAGCCCGCCGCGGCCTGCTCGGTCGGATAGACGCCGCGCAGGACCTCCTCGAAATGGGTCTTCACGGCCTCGTTGCACAGGCAGGAGCGGCGCTTCAGCGCGTCGAAGTCCCGCACCATGAAGGCGCCGCGGCGGGTTTCGAGAATGCCCTCGGCCCTGAAGGTCTGGACAACCCGGCTGACGTAGCTGCGGCCGACGCCCAGCAGCGTTGCCAGCTGCTCATGCGTCAGCGGCACGATCGGCTCGCCATCGGTACGGTCCATCGCGGCCACGATCCACTTCGCCGTCCGCTGCTCGATCGAATGGATCGCGTTGCAGGCGGTCGACTGGAACATCTGTGCCAGCATGCAATCGGCGTAGCGCGCGAACACGTTGCGCAGCGTCTTGGATTGCAGCTTGGCGGCCGCCAGGCGGGACAGCGGCAGCCGTGCGAACGGGCCGCCGAACTTGACGACGATCCGTGTGTAGGCCGGCAGGAAGCCTTCGCTGACGATCCCGCCGACGGCGCCCTCGCGGCCGACCAGGATGGTCTCGACGTCGCGGCCATCCTCATTGGGAACGAGATAGGACGTCAGCGCCGGCCCGCAGGGAAAATGCACGATCTGGACGTCGTCACCCGGACTGTAGAGCAGCTCGTTCGGCGTTGCCTCATCCTCCACCAGATACGGCGAGATCAGCGCGTAGTCGGCCGGACTGAGCCGCCGCAGCAGGTTGTTGTAGGGCCGCTCCCGGCTCAGCGTGGTCACACCTTGGCTCAGCATCGTCATCCCCGTGCGCAACGCATGTGCGTGATCCGTGCACCTTGTGTTCACAAGTGCACCGACACAGGAACTCTGATATGCTGCCTTGGTTCCAGGAACCCGCCAGCGCGCTCGAGAGGAGGCGCCGGCCGCGGGGTCCATCCCTCATCCTGGAACCCGCAGATCCCATGACCAGCCCGCAATCAGGCGTGCCCGAGTTCTATCAGCATGTGCTGGTCGTCGAAGACGACCCCATCATTGCGCTCGGACTGGAAGACACCATCACCGACCTCGGCGTTCCCGACATCAGGATCGCAGCCGACGTCGCAACCGCGCTCGCCATGATCGCCGAGCGCGTCCCGCAATTCGCGCTGCTCGATGTCGGCCTGGTCCGCGAAAAGAGCTTTGCGATTGCCGAGCGGCTGACGGCGCTCGGCATTCCCTTCGCCTTCTCGACCGGCTATGGCGCCGACCGCGTGCCACCCGCGTTCGCCGACCGGCCGCGGCTGCCGAAGCCTTGCCCGACCGAGGCGCTGGAGGCGGTGCTGCGGCGACGCGATTAGTTGCGGTCGCCGCACGCGGTCGCCGACGCAGAAGGCTCAGCCCAGCTTCGGATCGAGCGTGGTCGACCACAGCGCGACGTCGGCGCGATCCCGCAGGGTCACGGTCATCTGGCCCGTGGCGCCTTCGATCTTGACGTGGCCGAAGAACTGCATGCCGGCCGACGGCGGCAGATTCTGCTTGTCGAGGCCGGGCGCCTTGATGAAGCGCACCTCGGGGCCGAAGGTGTTGTCGAGCTCGTTCGGACCGAACGTACCGGCATGCAGCGGACCGGAGACGAACTCCCAGAACGGCTCGAAGTCCTGAAACTGCGCCTTGTTCGGATCGTAATAATGCGCGGCCGCGTAATGCACGTCCGCCGTCAGCCACACCGTGTTCTGGATCGGCGCCGTCTTGATGAAGCGCAGGATCTCGGCAATCTCGAGCTCGCGGCCGCGCGCCGGGCCGTCACCCTGGGCGATGGCTTCCGAGCCCTTCTTGTTGGCCGCGTCGTCATAGACGATGATGCTGAGCGGCATGTCGGAGGCGATCACCTTCCAGGTCGCGCGGGAATTGAGCAGCGCCTGCTTCAACCAGCGCATCTGCTCCGGCCCGATGAAGTAGGACGCCGGACCATACTTGTCCTCGAGATTGGGACCGTTGGCGCCGCGGTAGCTGCGCTCGTCGAGCACGAACACGTCGAGATGCGGGCCATAGTTGATGGTGCGATAGACTCGGCCCGGCTCGATGATGCTCTCGCGCATCGGATACATCTCGTGGAAGGCGCGCGCCGCGCGGGCCGCGAGCAACTGGATGTTGCGCTCCTTGTAGGCGGCGGGCAGCTCCTTGGAGGCCGACCAGTTGTTGGTGACCTCGTGATCGTCCCACTGCACGAAGATCGGCACCTCGGCATTGAAGGCGCGAACGTTCTCGTCGAGGAAATTGTATTTGTGGGCGGCACGGAATTCGTCGAGCGTCTCGGCGACCTTGGCCTTCTCTTCCACGGTGAGGTTCTTCCACACCTTGTTGTCCGGCAGCTTCACCTCGGACTTGATCGGACCGTCGGCGTAGATGGTGTCGCCGGAGTGCAGGAAGAAGTCCGGGCGGTGCTTCCTCATCGTCGAGAAGGTGAACATGCCGCCATCATCGGGATTGATGCCCCAGCCCTGCCCCGCCACGTCGCCGCCCCAGACGAACGAGACGTCGCGCTTGTTGCCTGGCGCGGTGCGGAAGCGGCCGGCCACGGCCTCGCTTTCGACGGCGGTATGCGACAGGTCCCGGAACTTGACACGGTAGAAGAT
This region of Bradyrhizobium sp. SZCCHNS1050 genomic DNA includes:
- a CDS encoding response regulator, translated to MTSPQSGVPEFYQHVLVVEDDPIIALGLEDTITDLGVPDIRIAADVATALAMIAERVPQFALLDVGLVREKSFAIAERLTALGIPFAFSTGYGADRVPPAFADRPRLPKPCPTEALEAVLRRRD
- a CDS encoding alkaline phosphatase D family protein, translated to MTLRIPRPHTALSRRRFLSTAAAAGVTTLAMPYLSRAADRPQITHGVQSGDVGMDGGVVWARADRPSQMLVEVATTESFKDARALPPIAALPESDFTAKMLIDGLPSGQDIFYRVKFRDLSHTAVESEAVAGRFRTAPGNKRDVSFVWGGDVAGQGWGINPDDGGMFTFSTMRKHRPDFFLHSGDTIYADGPIKSEVKLPDNKVWKNLTVEEKAKVAETLDEFRAAHKYNFLDENVRAFNAEVPIFVQWDDHEVTNNWSASKELPAAYKERNIQLLAARAARAFHEMYPMRESIIEPGRVYRTINYGPHLDVFVLDERSYRGANGPNLEDKYGPASYFIGPEQMRWLKQALLNSRATWKVIASDMPLSIIVYDDAANKKGSEAIAQGDGPARGRELEIAEILRFIKTAPIQNTVWLTADVHYAAAHYYDPNKAQFQDFEPFWEFVSGPLHAGTFGPNELDNTFGPEVRFIKAPGLDKQNLPPSAGMQFFGHVKIEGATGQMTVTLRDRADVALWSTTLDPKLG
- the typA gene encoding translational GTPase TypA, with the protein product MNLRNIAIIAHVDHGKTTLVDRLLQQSGTFRENQKVAERAMDSNDLERERGITILAKAASVQWKDTRINIVDTPGHADFGGEVERILNMVDGALVLVDAAEGPLPQTKFVVSKALKVGLKPIVVINKVDRPDARPTEVINEVFDLFAALDASEEQLDFPILYGSAKQGWMAESPEGPKDAGMQPLFDLVLRHVPAPSVEEGPFRMIGTILEANNFLGRIITGRITSGSIKPNQAVKVLNAEGKVVEQGRISKILAFRGIERVPLDEAEAGDIVAIAGLTKGTVADTFCDPSVETPLPAQPIDPPTVSMSFIVNNSPLAGTEGDKVTSRMIRDRLLREAEGNVALRVVESADKDAMEVSGRGELQLAILIETMRREGFELSVSRPRVVLQKDEATGAWLEPIEEVVIDVDEEHSGVVVQKMSERKSEMIEMRPSGGNRLRLVFYAPTRGLIGYQGELLTDTRGTAIMNRLFHGYAPFKGEIAGRRNGVLISNDQGEAVAYAMFKLEDRGPMMIEPGWKVYRGMIVGEHTRDNDLEINVLKGKQLTNIRTTSKDEAVRLTPPIKMTLEKALAYIEDDELVEVTPKSIRLRKKHLDPNERKRAEKQKEAVA
- a CDS encoding Crp/Fnr family transcriptional regulator, yielding MLSQGVTTLSRERPYNNLLRRLSPADYALISPYLVEDEATPNELLYSPGDDVQIVHFPCGPALTSYLVPNEDGRDVETILVGREGAVGGIVSEGFLPAYTRIVVKFGGPFARLPLSRLAAAKLQSKTLRNVFARYADCMLAQMFQSTACNAIHSIEQRTAKWIVAAMDRTDGEPIVPLTHEQLATLLGVGRSYVSRVVQTFRAEGILETRRGAFMVRDFDALKRRSCLCNEAVKTHFEEVLRGVYPTEQAAAG